CGTCCGCGGGACGTTCCCATGACCGAATCCCTGCGCTACAAAGTGCTGGTCGTCGACGACGAGAGGGACGTCGCCGATTGCGTCGCGATCTGGCTGCGCAAGGCCCGCTTCGCGGTCGTGACCTGCTACTCCGGCGGGGAGGCGCTCGACAAGGTCATGGACTCCCTTCCCGATCTGGTCGTCATGGACGTCATGCTCGGCGACGCGGACGGCGTGGACATCTGCCGCCGGCTCCGCTTCGATCCCCGCACCCGTCACATCCCCATCATCCTGGTCTCCGGCTCGCGCACCAGCGAGGAGGACACCGTCACGGCCCTCTACGAGGGCGCCGACGACTACCTCGCCAAGCCGCTGACCCCGCGCAACCTCATCGCCCGGGTCTCGGCCGTCCTGCGCCGGATGCAGGCCCCGCAGGAGCTCGAGGACGTCCTGCACCGCAACGGGCTCACGCTCAACGTCTCCGAGCGGACGGCCCGGGTGAGCGGGCGCACGGTCCCGCTGACGCGCAAGGAGTTCGACCTGCTGACGCTGCTGCTGAGGCGGGAAGGGAAGGTCCTCTCCCCGAAGTACCTGCTGGAGACCGTCTGGGGCTACGAGCTGGAGGACTACAACGACACGCACACCGTCGAGGTCCACGTCTCGAGCCTGAAGCGCAAGCTCGGCCGGGCCTTCGCCGCCCGCATCGTCAACACGGTCGGCGCCGGCTACAGCTTCACGAAGTCTTCTTCGGGCCGAAGCTGAGCTCGAGGACGGCCTCGCCGGCGTCCGTACGCAGCTCGAGCGAGCCGCCGAGCAGGGAGAAGGACTCCCGGTACTCCGCGATGTCCCCCAGCACGCTCCCCCCCCCGTGCGTGAAGGCCGCGCTCATGCTCTGTCCGCCCTCGCAGGGGCGGTAGCTCACGCGCAGGACCCCCTCGGGCTCGACGCGGTCGGCCGCCCAGGCGAAGAGGTCGAGCAGCGCGTGCTTGAGCTGCACCGGGTCGACGTGGAGGGCGGGGAGCTCTCCCTGCGCGTCCTGGGACAGGGCGACGGACTTCTGGCGCAGGCGGAACTCGACGAGCGCGAGGGACTGCGCCCCCGCCTCGGGCAGGCGCAGGTCGCTGGGCTTGCCTTCTCCGCGCAGCAGCCCGATGACGTCGGCGACGAGGCGGCGCATCGAGCGCGCCGAGCCGCGGATGCGGTCGAGGTCGCGGCGGCTCGGGGCGTCGGGGGGCGCCGCCTCGAGGAGCACCTCGGCGCTGCCGAGCACCGACATGAGCTGGCTCTGCAGGTCGTAAAGGAGCTCTTCGAGCAGGATCCCGCGACGGCGAGCGCTCTGGACCCCGGGGAGCTCCGCGCGCGTCAGGCGCCGGGCCAGGCGGTCGAGGTCCCCGCGCGCCGCGTCGAGCGCGCCGTGCACGCGGCGCTCCTTGCTCGCCATGCGGAAGGTCACGGCGGCCGAGAGGGCGAGCACCGCCCCCTTGACGACGAGCTCGAGGTACTCCCAGTAGGGGCCGGTCTCCGCGAGGTCGAGGTAGAAGACCGCCATGAAGGCGACGGCGGCGAAGACGGCGAAGACCACGTGGCGGAGCTCGAGGTAGAAGCAGGCGGTGAAGATCGGCAGCAGGTACATCGGCCAGAAGTAGGACTCCCAGCGTCCGGAGGTGTCGAGGACCAGGGAGATGAGCACCGCGTTCGCGGCGATGGAGACCATGGGGACGAGCCAGAACTCCCCGCGGCGGCGCAGCAGGATCTGATAGCCGAGGTTGAAGCCGAGCAGGGCGGCGAAAGCCCAGAGCACCTCGGGGAAGTCGAGCATGGGGTTGCCCTTGCTGAGGACGGCCACGACGCCCATGCAGACGGAGAAGGCGATCTCCTGGACGCTGGTGATGCCGCCGGGCAGCCCGGGCCGGCCGGCGTCCTCGTCGATTCGCGTGCTCACGGGACCTCCACGATCTTGCTGGGGGAGCGTCCCCCCTTGATGAGGCGCAGGCGGCCGGGCGCGACTCCGAGCGCGCGGCCGAGCAGGGCGAGGCAGGCGGCGTTCGCCCGCCCGTCCTCCGCCGGGGCGCGCACCCAGAGCTCGTAGTGATCCTCCGCTTTGCGGAGGATCTCGTTCTTCTTCGAGCCCGGATGCACTCTCAGTTTGACTAACATGGCGCTTCCGGGCTTCTCGAAGTTCGGCCCGGAAGCGCCACGCGTAGGCGAGCTATTCCCGGCATCGAGTTCCCAATAAGGATTCTTCCGTTGTCCGTCATGTCTCCACGCAAACCCTCCGGGAATCCCCGTCGCGGGATTCCCGGAAAGACTTCGGGGCGCCCGGACTTGAACCGGGAACCTCCTGCTCCCAAAGCAGGCGCTCTGCCAATTGAGCTACGCCCCGTCTGTCGCTGCCGCGCTCGCCCGGCCGATCGGTAATCGGCCAGGGGGAGCGCGGTTCCCTCGCTGCGGAGAGGAAAAGTCCTTCCGACGTGGCCTCCGCTCGGCAGCTCTCCAAGGGGAAGGGCTCTGCCCTCCCCCGTTTCGTCGGCGCTCTCGGCCAGCTCGACCGAGGTTCCGCTCGGTCGAGGGCCAGGAGAGCTGAACCCCCACCCGAAGCGGAATCCTAATAAATCTTCAGTGCCGGCGCGTCCTCATTTGTCGCTGCCGCGCTCGCCCGGCCGATCGGTAATCGGCCAGGGGGAGCGCGGTTCCCTCGCTGCGGAGAGGAAGGGGTCCTTCCGACGTTCCCTCCGCTCGGCAGCTCTCCAAGGGGAAGGGCTCTGCCCTCCCCCGCTAAATCTGCCCCCTCCTTTGGCGCGTCGGCAAGCGTGCTTTGTCGGTCTTGCCGCGCTGTAACCTCCCCGGAGCGGTGTGGCGGCCGATGCCGCCACACTTAATAAGGGGATTTTACGTCAGGCCGATATTAGCACAATGGGAGAGGGGTGGAGGGAGGGTCAGGAGGAGAGCTGGAAGTAGAGGCGCAGGGCGAAGTAGGAGAGGAGGCGGAGGAGGCCGCAGGCCAGGAGGCCGACGATGGGGACGCTGAAGAGCATCCCGAAGAACATCATGGCGTTCCCCGGCCGGCTCGTGTCGCCGTCGAAACGCAGCGCGGCGATGAGCTGCGCGGAGGCGGCGAGGAACCCGGCCCAGCGTGAGATGCGCAGCGCGGGCGCGTACGCCCGATGGGAAGGCTCCGCCTCGGGCGAGCGCTTGCTCAGGACCCGGGGCAGGATGAACCCGAGCCCCGCCAGGATGAACAGGATGGACTTGTGCTCCAGGAGGAGCGAGAAAAGCCGGTCCATGAGATGCGACATCGGCAGAGTGTAGAGGTCTGCGAGGGCGATAGCAAGCCTACGGGACGAAGCCGGACAAGCCGCGGGCGAGGGTCTGGGGGGAGCCGTCCTAGGAGTCCGTCCGAGTAATAGCGTATTCCCCGGAGGCCCCAGCCTGTGTCGTGCGCAAGGCGTGAGGAGCGAGCATAGCCCCGCTATGTGAGCGAGGAGCAACGCAGCGCACGGCCGGGATGGGGCCTCCCGCTCCTCCTCGTATCCTCGTCGGAGGAGCGGGTCGCGCGCTATTGGGCTGCGCCTGCGTCGCTCGTCGCTTACAGGCCTTCAGGCCTGCGCGCTCCTCGCTCCTTGTCTCGCTCCAACAGCGCGCGACCGGAGAACACGCTATTACTCGGACGGACTCCTAGAGGGCGCTGAAGAGGCAGCCGAGGTTGGCGGGGTCGGGCTCGGGGCTGAGGTAGGGACCCATGGGGCCGGCGTCGGACTGGCCCGACGGGAGGAAGTAGAAGCCCTTCTGGACTCCGGCGCGGGCCTCCTTCCCTTCCACGATGGCGTGGAAGACGAGCGTGGGCTCGCCGACGAGGTCGACCGGGACGCCGACCGCCTTCGCGAAGAGCTTGGGGAGGATGGCGCACTCCACGAGCACCGAGGTCCCCCCTCCGACCCGGGGGTTGATGTTGACCTTCATCGAGCCTTCCTCGTCGACCCGGCAGCGGTGGCGCCAGCGCGAGCCGTCGCGGCGCTTGATGGCGATCTCGAGCTTGGAGTTGTTCCCGAGGACCCGCTCGCCGGGCTCGAGCGAGAACTCGAAGCGGACCTCATAGGATTCCCAGCCGAAGCGGCTGGAAAGCTCGACGAAGCGGCCGGTCGAGCCGAAGCCGCCCTCGTCGGAGACCTTATAGCGCTCCGCGGACGCGGGAGAAGCCCAGAGGAAGGCGAAGAAGAGGACGGCGGCGCTCTTCATCGCTACCTCGCGGTCGGGAGGGGACGCTGGGAGACGGGCTCGACGGCGTACGGGGATTCGATGCGCTGGGGGAGCACCCATACGAAGCGGTCGCGTCCTTCGCGCCGGATCATCGTGGGATGTCGCTGAGTCATGGCGATAGCATAGCCGGGCCATGTTTCGGCGGTATTGCGGAGCGTCCGGGGCTTCCACTCCTGCCCGGCAAAACAGAACGGCCCCCTCACGGGGGCCGTTCTGTCTCGATTCGATCGGACTACCCTCGAGCGCTCCGCGCTCGAGGGCGGGCCCCGATAAGATAGAGGTGCCGGGATTTGAACCTGGTCCGGACGCAGCAGGTTCTACTCCTGCCCGGCAAAACAGAACGGCCCCCTCACGGGGGCCGTTCTGTTTTGCCGGACTAGGATTTGAACCTAGACTAAGCGGTCCAGAGCCGCTTGTGCTACCATTACACCATCCGGCAATGGCGACATTTTAGCACATCTCCGTCGCTCTTCAAGAGCCGCCGGGCCCACCGAGCAGGACATCTCCGACGAGGACGGCGCCGTTATTTCGCGGGAAGGGCGCGCAGTTCCTGCTTCGCGTAGTGGAGCAGGGCGGGCGCGAGGATGATGCCGGGGATCCCCATGAGGCATTCGCCGAGCAGGATGGCGAGCAGGGTCTGCCACATCGGCGCCTTGATGCTCGAGCCGATGATGCGGCTGTTGAGGAAGTACTCCCCCTTGTGGATGACGACGAGGAAGCCGAGGGCGAAGAGCCCGTGGCGGATCGAGAGGGTCACCGCGGTGCCGACGATGATGGTGTTCGAGAGGATGTTGCCGATGATGGGCATCGTGCCGAGGATGAAGGTCGCGAGCACGAGGAAGAGGACGTGCGGGAAGCCCATGACCGACAGGAACACGGCCGTCAGCGCGGTGTTCACCAGCGAGATGAGGATCTGCGCCCCCAGGACCTTCTCGAAGCTCGCCATGAAGAGGGCCACGCGGGCCGCGCATTCGGTCCGGAGGGCGTCATAGAGGTTCTCCCCCCGCGGAGCGTCGGGCTCGCGGAAGAAGCAGAGGATGGCGACGAAGATGGCGATGAGGATGTGGAAGAAGCGCAGGGTCACGATGCCGCTCACCTTCGAGATGACGTCGGCGTTGTCCTGGATCTCCTTGATGACGACCTCGCGCAGCTCGTAGGCGTTGTCGAAGGGGAGGTCGAAGCCGTAGGACTGGACGAAGGCGATGATCTTCGGGATGGCGGTCGCCGCGATCTGGGGGAGCGTGGAGAGGGTCTGCTGGACGAAGCGCACGAACATCCAGAAGACCGAGGCCGCGACCACCAGGTAGATGACCAGGGCCAGCCAGCGCGACGCCGTCGGGCCCAGGCGCAGGCGCAGGAGCCGGTCGGTGCCCTGGAGCAGCATGAAGGAGAAGAGGCCGGCCAGGAGCACGGGGCCCAGCCCGAGCCAGACGCTCCCCGCCAGAAGGAGCGGGATGGCGAGATAGGAGAGCTTCTTCACCGTGGTCATGCCGAGAGGATACAAATTTCAGGTCAGCGCTTGGGCGGACTCGTATTGCTGGCGGCGACGCCGGCGCGCAGCTTGAGCCAGAGCAGGCCGAGCGGCACCATCGCCGCCGCGAAGACGCCGAAGGCGGCCGCGCCCGGGAAAGCCCCGAACACGAACTTCGCGGCGAGCAGGGCCAGGCCCGTGAGCGAGAGCGAGGCGATCTCGACGAAGCTCATGACGTGCGGCTGGTCGGCGGGATCGGTGACGATGGACTGCAGGCGGCTGCGCAGCTTGAGGACGACGACGTTCTGGATGAGCCCGAAGGGGATCATCGCGAGGGCCGGCAGAGAAAGGTAGCCGAGCCAGGAGAGCCAGGAGGGAAGGACGAGCGCGGCGCCCAGCGTCGGCACGGGCAGAGCCATGAGCGCGACCGCCGCGAGCCCGAAGGCCGCCATGCGCATCCACTTCAGCAGCGCGACCTTGAGCTGGGCCTTCTCCCAGGCGTGGACCTCGCCGGCGGCCATCGGCGGCCGCCGCGCGGCCAGGCGCCGGCCCTGGAACATCAGGTAGAGCCCCGAGAACATCCCCCCGAGCCCGTAGAGGCCCGAGATGAAGCCGGCGACGCCGGCGGCGGCCTCGGGGTTCGCGTTCCCCATCAGCATGAGGCCGAAGCCCGGCGCGAGCATCTTGTAGAGCAGCGGCGTCATGAGCATGTAGCCGGCGTAGGCGAGGAAGGCGGCCCGCAGGGCCGGGTCGGAGAAGACGAGCTTGGCCCCGCGCGTGAGCTCGGCCCAGGTGCCCTCCGAGGCCTCCCGCTCTCCCTTCATGTCGTCGAGCGGCCCCAGGTGCCTGAAGCCGCTGCGGGAGAACGCGGTCGCGAGGAGGAAGCCCAGGGGCACGAGCACGAGCGCGGGGATGAAGCCGTGCGCGGCGATCATGACGCCCGCGAGCATGCTCAGCGTGGTCCCCATCACGTCGCAGACGAACATGTCCCAGCCCCAGAAACGCTCGAGCTTCGCGCGGCTGCGGCCCGCGACGTGCGGGGCGACGGAGTCGTTCGCGTTCCACCACATCCCGTGGGCCACGCTGTAGACGAAGAGGCAGGCCATGAGCAGCGGCGCGCCGAGCAGGCCGAGGGCGTAGGCCCCGGCGAGGGTGACCCCGGCGCCCAGGCCGAGGACGAGTGCTCCTTGGTAGACGTTGCGCAGGCCGTAGCGGGAGATGAGGCGGGGCGAGAGCAGCTGCCCGACGATGGAACCCGCGGTGAACACGACGCCGGTCATCGAGAAGTCGCCGCTGAGCTTCTCGGCGAGCATCGGGGCCGCGACCTCCATGGCGGTGACCGCGATCCAGAGCGAGGCCGAGGACTGCAGGAAGCGCCCGGCCGTACGCCCGAGCGAGACGCTGCGCGCCTGGAGGTCCTCCTCGACGCGCGGCGCGGGGGCGGGAGGCGGGTCCGCGACCGCCGACGCCGGATCGCCCGAACGCTCGAGCCCGCTCTTCCCCGGCTCGCTCTTCCCCGCGGCGACCGGAGAGCCCGAGACGTCATCGGCGGCGAGCGAACGCGATGCGAACGCGCGGCGCAGTTCGGCGAAGTGCCGGATGACGAGAGAACGGCGGCGGACGCCGTCCGAGCGGGCGTCGTAGCGCGCGGCGCCGGAGGCGTAGCGGGTCGGGAGCGCGGCGGCCTGCGAGACGGGGACGGAAGACTCCGTCCCCAGGAGCGTCTTGACCGCGCGGTCGAGCGCGCGCTCCGGCGAGACGGACGCGGGGACGGCGGAGGGACGCGCGATGGGCGCGGCGGGAAGCTCCGCGG
The window above is part of the Elusimicrobiota bacterium genome. Proteins encoded here:
- a CDS encoding DUF167 domain-containing protein, whose amino-acid sequence is MLVKLRVHPGSKKNEILRKAEDHYELWVRAPAEDGRANAACLALLGRALGVAPGRLRLIKGGRSPSKIVEVP
- a CDS encoding response regulator transcription factor, with product MSKRPRDVPMTESLRYKVLVVDDERDVADCVAIWLRKARFAVVTCYSGGEALDKVMDSLPDLVVMDVMLGDADGVDICRRLRFDPRTRHIPIILVSGSRTSEEDTVTALYEGADDYLAKPLTPRNLIARVSAVLRRMQAPQELEDVLHRNGLTLNVSERTARVSGRTVPLTRKEFDLLTLLLRREGKVLSPKYLLETVWGYELEDYNDTHTVEVHVSSLKRKLGRAFAARIVNTVGAGYSFTKSSSGRS
- a CDS encoding AI-2E family transporter, giving the protein MTTVKKLSYLAIPLLLAGSVWLGLGPVLLAGLFSFMLLQGTDRLLRLRLGPTASRWLALVIYLVVAASVFWMFVRFVQQTLSTLPQIAATAIPKIIAFVQSYGFDLPFDNAYELREVVIKEIQDNADVISKVSGIVTLRFFHILIAIFVAILCFFREPDAPRGENLYDALRTECAARVALFMASFEKVLGAQILISLVNTALTAVFLSVMGFPHVLFLVLATFILGTMPIIGNILSNTIIVGTAVTLSIRHGLFALGFLVVIHKGEYFLNSRIIGSSIKAPMWQTLLAILLGECLMGIPGIILAPALLHYAKQELRALPAK